The Rickettsia endosymbiont of Cantharis rufa genome segment CGTATTTTTGCTCTTTGGTTTATTTTGATTAGCAAACTATATAGAATTAATGGATTATTAAAATGGGAATTACCATATTAAAAAACGAAGGATTGGATTTTTATGCAAAAATCTCTACTCCTTTAAGTGAGATAGATGACGATATTCAAAAAGAATTGCTTGATCTAACCAAAAAAGTTAAAATAGCAGGTTTTAGAGCCGGTAAAGTACCAGTTTCAATTGTTAAGAAAAAATACGGCACTTCCGTCAGAAATGATATAATAGAAAGAAGAATAAACCATTCAGTAAATCACGTTATTAAAGAGCATAATCTAAATATAATCGGTAGACCTAAAATTGAAGAGCTGCAAAATGAACCCGACAAAGCTTTAGAATTCACTGTAAAAATAGAGCTATTACCTAGAGTTACTATCCCGGATTTAAAGAAAATCGAGATAAATCGTCCAAAATTAGAAGTAAGTCCTAAAGATGTTGAAGAACAGCTAGAAAAGCTTGCTGCATTAACAAAAAGTTATACCAAAGAAAGTAAGGTAAAAATAAGGGATGGGGTTCAGGTTACTATTGATGCAATCGGGTATATTAAGGATGAAGCTTTTGAAGGCGGTAAATTAAATGATTTTAAGGTGGTAATAGGTAGTAATGCACTTATTCCCGGTTTTGAGAAGCAATTAATAGGTTCTAAAACAGGTAGTGAAGTAGATGTTAATGTTACTTTTCCTGAAAATTACCATGCTAAAGATTTAGCAGGTAAGGATGCTCGCTTTGCAGTACAAATTAAAACTGTACATACTGCAGAACCTACCGTTGTTGATGATGAGTTTGCTAAAAAATTCCAAAGTAATAGCCTTGAGGAGTTGCGTACACATTTTACTAAAAAAATAGAAAATGAGTCAGAAGAAGCTATTAATACTATAATGAAAATGAACTTATTTGATAAGTTAGAAAAATTACTAGATTTTGATGTACCGGAATCTTTATTAACTCAAGAAAAAGATATATTGAAATCTGAATCCGATAAAAACGAACAAGACGATTCTCTATTTAAAGATAAATCCCCTAAAGAAATAACAGAATATTATAATAAATTAGCATTACGCCGTGTACGAATAGGTCTACTACTTGCTGAATATGCAAAATCTAAAAATCTGCAATTAGAGCCTGATGATTTAAGAAAAGTTATTATGCAACAAGCACGTAATTTTCCTGGGCAGGAAAATATGATATTTGATTTTTATAAAAATAATCCTAGGGCAATTGAAGGGCTTAAGGGTCCTGCCTTAGAAGATAAAGCCGTACAATATATCTTTGATAATGAAATAAAGCTTAAAGAAAAGAAATATGCTAAGGAAGAGCTAGAAAAATATCTAGAAGCGGAAGAACAACGTATTACTTTGATTTAAAGTTTATTAATTGCCATTGCGAGCGAATGTTAGCGCTGTTGCGTGACTCATTATATGTCATTCCCGCGTAGGCGGGAATCCAGCATAAAGCGAGATGAATCGAGCTTTTCTTTTAATTTCAAAAATTTGCTTTATATATACTTTTTCCTGGATTCCCGCCTACGCGGGAATGACATAAACGAGCCGCGCGGTCTTCGACCGCTCGTAATGGCGATTTTTGAGCGATGCGGGCAACGCAAATCGGTAATATATCACTCTTGCGTTTTTATAATCTTTAAAGCAAGCTTAATTATTTTATTTACTCCGGTATTAGTATAAGTAGAGGTAGGAAAAACTTCTTTATTAGTAACTTTTTGCAACTTATTTATTTTTTCTTGTATTTCCTCATTGGTAAGAACATCACATTTATTAAGGCATATGATTTCGATTTTGTTTTTTAGATAATCGGAATATGATTCAAGCTCAAGGCGTACCGTATTATAATCTGCAACTACATCATTACTAGAACCGTCTATTAAATGTATTATTACATTACATCTTTCTATATGCTTTAAGAATTTATCACCAAGCCCGTGTCCTTGATGAGCCCCTTCAATCAAACCAGGAATATCGGCTATAACAAACTCTTCATCATCAACATACACCACTCCAAGATTCGGCACTAAAGTAGTAAAGGGATAATCGGCAATTTTAGGCTTAGCTGCCGTTACAACGGATAAAAAAGTAGATTTACCAGCGTTTGGAAGACCCACAAGCCCAACACCAGAGAGAAGTTTTAAGGTTAAATGAATCCACATTTCTTCAGCAATTTCCCCTTCTGTACGCTTTCTCGGAGCTTGATTAACCGATGTTTTGAAATGGCTATTACCGAGACCACCGCTTCCTCCTTTAATTATTTCAAAGCTTTGATCATCACCAGTGAAGTCATGCAATAATATATTGCCGTCTTCTGAAAAGATTTGAGTTCCGATTGGCACTTCAAGAGTTAACGATTTTCCTGATTTACCGCTTTTATTTGAACCCTTACCGTTTTCGCCGTTTTCAGCAATAAAATGTTGTTTATATCGATAATTTACTAGCGTATTGAAGTGGTAACTACTTGTGAAAATAACACTACCGCCACGCCCTCCATCACCACCGTCAGGTCCGCCTCTGTCAATAAATTTTTCACGATGGAAACTAACGCAACCATTGCCTCCGCTTCCTCCTTTTATATATATTTTAACTTCATCAATAAAATTCATATTTGCCTTAGTATCATACCGCGGCTTGACTGCGGTATCTATAAAATAATTTAAAATGTATGTTGTTTCTGCATTTTTTGGATACCGCGGTCAAGCCGCGGTATGACAAAAAAACGCATTATACTAAAATTCATCTCTCCCGAATGCCCTTATACTCTCTATGTACATAGCCGGTGTAAAGTTGTCTCGGTCTGCTGATTTTTTGTTCAGGGTCTTCGTGCATTTCTTTCCATTGCGCCATCCAGCCTACGGTTCTTGCTATTGCAAAAAGTACCGTGAACATTTGCGACGGTATACCCATAGCTTTATAGATAATACCCGAATAAAAATCAACATTTGGATATAATTTTCTCTCAATAAAATATTCATCTTTAAGAGCGATAGCTTCAAGCTCTATTGCTATTTGTAATAACGGGTTATCATCTAGCTGCCCGAGTTCCTTTAATACTTCCTTACAAGTTTCTTTAAGTACTGCGGCACGTGGATCGTAGTTTTTATATACACGATGACCAAAGCCCATTAACCTAAAGGGATCATTTTTATCCTTAGCTTTAGCTATATATTTAGGGATATTTTCAGAACTACCGATTTCTTTAAGAATATTTATTACCGCTTCATTAGCCCCGCCGTGAGCAGGTCCCCAAAGTGAAGCAATCCCTGTACTAACACAAGCAAAAGGATTAGCTCCGGATGAACCGGCAATTCGGACTGTTGAAGTAGAAGCATTTTGCTCATGGTCGGCATGTAGAATAAATATCTTATTAAGAGCATTCTTTATTATTGGATTTACTTTATATTTTTCACAAGGCGTTGCAAACATCATATGTAAGAAATTTTCGGTAAAATCTAACGAATTATCAGGATAAATAAAGGGTTGTCCTATAGAATATTTATAAGACATTGCAGCTATGGTAGGTATCTTAGCAATCATTCTAATAGCAGTAAGTTCGTAGTCTGCTTCCTTAAAATTCAATAAATCAGGGTAAAATGCCGAAAGAGAACCGACAGCTGCAAGCATAATAGCCATAGGATGAGAAGAGCTACAAAAAGTTTGAAATAAATAATGTAATCTTTCATTCACTAATGAGTGAACAGCGACTTTTTTAGTAAAATTATTATACTGCTCACTACTTGGTAATTCTCCGTAAATCAATAAATATGCTACCTCTAAAAAATTACTCTTTTCGGCTAAATCCTTAATATCATATCCTCGATACCTTAATATTCCTTTGTCACCGTCTATGTAAGTTATCGTGGATCTACAGGAAGCAGTCGACATAAAGCCTGGATCATAAGTAAAGCGATCGGCTTCTGCGGGTACCCTGCTTATATCGATTACATCCTCACCTATACTTGCTTTAAGTATAGGTAATTTAAATATTTTTCCTCTAATTTTTAATTCGGCAAACTCTGAGTCATTATTATTTTCATTGGTCATATACATATACATTATTTTTATACATCAGTAAGTATAACCTTACTTTAAGGAAATTAGAAATGAATTATTATTTTTGAGGATTTAAAAATTTTCTATATTGCGATACGAACTTATAATACGTAAAATTTGTAAAGGGCTGGTATTAGGATCATAAATAATATAATAATTATATACAATCCAAAAGCGTAAGGGTTTATTTGTTAAATCTTCACGTTTACTTCCTATGTTAGGATTATTAGCTAATTTATAAAAAGCTTGTTCCAAGCATTCTAGTACGTTATCAGCTGCTCTAATACTATCATTTGTTATATAAATATCTTGTTTAGCTCAGCTAGTTAAAATAAATTGATTTTTAACCATTGTTTTTTAAATAAGCTTTACGAAAATCACGAATATCTTGTAACGCTTTTTCTCCTGGAATTAATTTACCTTCAGCAGCCTGGTCTAAACCAATCTGTATTTCGTGATTAAGCCATGTTTTATAATTTTCAAACTGAACATTTTGAGAAAAATTTTCAGATTTGACCATTAAACGTAACGCCGCTCTTATAACTTCACTTGAAGAATGGTAAAAGCCGCTTCCTACCTGTTTATTTATATATTTTTCAAGTTCAGGAGTTAAAGAAATATTCATAATATTACCTTTAGAATAACAATAATTGATATTAGCATAACATTATATGTTATTTCAAGAAGATTTAAGTCATCTTTTAATTTGATAGCTTCGGTCGTGCCCCCGTATTGCAGCTTAGCATGAATAGTCTATAATCCTCAAACAGTAATAAGAGAGAATTATAGTTAAGGAGTTATGACAAGAATATATGTTAAGTGTAGATCAAGAATAGATGTTAAGTGTAGATATTATAACGACACAGAAAAAGTAGTAAAGGCGGGATATTCAATTTCAAAACAACAGAGATATCAATGCAAGCAGTGTAATCGATATTTTTAACTGTAATATATTAATAATGCCTCTAAGCCTGGAGTCAAGGCTCAGATAGTAGATATGTCAATCAATGGCTCTGGAGTTAGGGATACAGTAAGAGTATTAAAAGTGGGTATCAATACGGTTATCCGTGTTTTAAAAAAATCTAGCGTTAAAAAAGATAAATCATTCTATCAATACGATAGAAGTAATTATTGCTCCTGAAATAGATGAACAATGGTCTTATGTACAGAATAAATCCAAACAAAGATGGCTTTGATATTCTTTGGATAAGATTTTGTTAAAAGTAGTTGCTTATACTTTTGGTACAAGATGTGATAGCACATCAGAATCATTACTGAAAAAAACCGGAGGATTTTAAGGTTACTTTTTACTTTACAGATGGATAGGGAAGTTATGCTAGGTTATTAGATCCCAAAAAACACATTGTTAGTAAAAAATATACTCAACGGATAGAACGGGGTAACTTAAATCTTAGAACAAGATGCAAAAGACTGACACGTAAAACAATTTGTTTTTCCAAGTCATTGGATATTCATGATAAAGTCATCGGAACTCTTATTGAACGTATAGCATTTAATACCCACATCTGTAAAATGGAGGTGCGACCGATAGCTTCTAACACTTAATATATTCATTTAAAGCTTTCTTAACTATTCCATTCAAAGTATCACCGTGTTGCATAGCATATAAACTTACTTCTTTATGCAATTCAGGCTCTATTCTAACATTAAAACTACCTTTAAACGGTTTATCGGGAATTTTACCGACTATATTACAATCTTCTAGATAACTATCTACAGCTTCATGCAATGATTTTATTAAAGTTTTAGCATCAGAGCCTTCATAAGTTATTAAATCTCTTATAAATTCTACTTTACCAAAAAATAATTCTTCTGAAGCGTCAAAATGTACTGATCCTAAATAACCTTTATAACTCATAAAATCGTTTTTTATCATATTAGCCCCTCTTCTTCTAATTTTTTAATTACTTGTTCAATTAAATATGGCTTTATAATTGGTTTAGGATGAGGTTTATGCATGTTAATAATTAAAGCTGTTTTTTTATTATAAAATTTTCTTCTAGAACCACCGGTTTTACCCGTTGTAAGTTCTTCAAAATGTAAACTACCTAGCAGTCTAGTTAACTCATCCCAAGTAAAGTCTTTAGGTTTTGATTTCAATCTCTTAATAAGTTTATCTATTGAACTCAATTTAATATTTTTTTAATTACAACATAATTGTAGCATCATTTATTAATACAAGCAACTAAAATTAGTTACATGAAATAAAGATTTAAGGATTAGCTAGCTATCAAATTATTCTTTACAAGATACTCCTTAATCTTGAGTAAATCATACCAAGAGGTGCGTTTTTGCGTAGGTTGGCGTAGTAGATAAGCGGGATGAAATATTGCGGTAGTCTGAATGGGTGAAGATAAATATTTATTGCTATAAAAATAATATTCTTGTCTAATTTTAGTAATACCTGAATTTTTTCCAAGTAAACTAGTGGCAGCCGTGCTACCGACTAGAATAATTAGCTTGGGATTAATAAGAGCAATATGCTTCTCAACGAAAGGTCTACAAATATCGACTTCTTCAGGCGTCGGCTGTCTATTAGCAGGAGGACGCCAAAATACCGTATTGGTAATATAAGCGTTATTTTTTCGTGAAACCCCGATAGCATGCAGCATGTTATCGAGTAAATTTCCGCTTTCTCCGCAAAAAGGCATTCCTTTCAAATCTTCGGTACTTCCCGGAGCTTCTCCTATTAACATAATTTTAGCTTCTGGATTACCATCACCGAATACAGTGTTAGTAGCAAATTTCTTAAGTTCACAGCCATTAAAATCTTGTAGAGATTTTCGTAGTTCTTCTATATTATTAGCTTTATCGGCAAGAGCTCTTGCTAAGGTTATATAGTCAATTGATTTGGACCCGTCTACATTGTTGCTCGTCGTTCTCCTATTAGTTATAGGCTTCGCTCCTTGCTCCTTGTATCCGAATCCAACTGGATTGACTATGTTATCGTACGTATCGGATTTGATTTTTGCTTCAGGCATAAGTTTTACTTGTGGCTTTTCGGTTAGCTTGGTATTATTACTCACTTTTAATTTCGGCAGATGCTCGTAGCAACAATATTCAACACCGATTGCACTTAACCATTTAAGCGTATTATTCATTATCTTAAAATAAAATATGTTAAAACATTCCGTACCGCACGAACTGAACGGCATAAGGCTTGATAAAGCTCTATCATTGCTTCTTGGGAATGTCTCAAGAAATCAAATTCAAAAAACTATTAAGAGTTCTTGCGTACAAGTTAATGATGTAATTATTTCTGATTCTGACATTTTGGTCAAGGAGAATGATGTTATATTATTTTCTTTCAAAGAGCCTGAAGAACTAAAAATTGCAGCAGCAAATATAGCACTTGATATAATCTATGAAGATGATGATTTGATAGTAATTAATAAAGCTGCCGGTATGACGGTACACCCAGGGGTTGGTCATCATGACGATACACTAGTTAATGCCTTACTTTATCATACCAAAAATTTATCGGATATAGGTTCATCGGAAAGACCCGGAATAGTGCATCGTTTAGATAAAGATACTTCAGGTTTGATGGTGGTTGCTAAAAATAATAAAGCCCATATGTTGCTTGCAAACCAGATAGAGCAAAGACAAGTAGTACGAAAATATAAAGCGTTAGTTTGGGGGGTTGTTAATCCGCCAGAAGGAACAATAAAAAATAATATAGGTCGCAGCCGAATAGACCGCCAAAAAATGACCATATTAAAATATGGCGGTAAAGAAGCCGTTACACATTACAAGACCCTAGAGCTGTTTTACGGCGGTACTATTAGTATGGTGGAATGCAAACTTAGTACTGGTAGAACTCATCAAATCAGGGTACAGCTAAGCCACTTAAAGCATTCAGTAGTCGGTGACCAAACCTATGGCAATAACGACCGAAAAATTGCTCATTCCCTACCCAAACTCAAAGCAAAATTAATTGATTTTAAACGTCAGGCCCTGCACTCGTGGTATTTAAGCTTTACTCATCCGACTAGTAATGAGATTATGGAATTTTCTTGTGAAATGCCAAGAGATATGGAAGAGATAATTAGTTAAAAATATTTTATGCAATGCTCCATAAAGCAAATTCTTAGTAACGCTACAGATAAATTAAATAAAATAAACATCAATTCACCGCAATTAGAAGCGCGAGTTTTACTACAGCATATTATAAATAAACCTATTGAGTATTTGCTCATTAACCTTGATGAGCAGTT includes the following:
- the tig gene encoding trigger factor yields the protein MGITILKNEGLDFYAKISTPLSEIDDDIQKELLDLTKKVKIAGFRAGKVPVSIVKKKYGTSVRNDIIERRINHSVNHVIKEHNLNIIGRPKIEELQNEPDKALEFTVKIELLPRVTIPDLKKIEINRPKLEVSPKDVEEQLEKLAALTKSYTKESKVKIRDGVQVTIDAIGYIKDEAFEGGKLNDFKVVIGSNALIPGFEKQLIGSKTGSEVDVNVTFPENYHAKDLAGKDARFAVQIKTVHTAEPTVVDDEFAKKFQSNSLEELRTHFTKKIENESEEAINTIMKMNLFDKLEKLLDFDVPESLLTQEKDILKSESDKNEQDDSLFKDKSPKEITEYYNKLALRRVRIGLLLAEYAKSKNLQLEPDDLRKVIMQQARNFPGQENMIFDFYKNNPRAIEGLKGPALEDKAVQYIFDNEIKLKEKKYAKEELEKYLEAEEQRITLI
- the obgE gene encoding GTPase ObgE: MNFIDEVKIYIKGGSGGNGCVSFHREKFIDRGGPDGGDGGRGGSVIFTSSYHFNTLVNYRYKQHFIAENGENGKGSNKSGKSGKSLTLEVPIGTQIFSEDGNILLHDFTGDDQSFEIIKGGSGGLGNSHFKTSVNQAPRKRTEGEIAEEMWIHLTLKLLSGVGLVGLPNAGKSTFLSVVTAAKPKIADYPFTTLVPNLGVVYVDDEEFVIADIPGLIEGAHQGHGLGDKFLKHIERCNVIIHLIDGSSNDVVADYNTVRLELESYSDYLKNKIEIICLNKCDVLTNEEIQEKINKLQKVTNKEVFPTSTYTNTGVNKIIKLALKIIKTQE
- a CDS encoding citrate synthase; its protein translation is MTNENNNDSEFAELKIRGKIFKLPILKASIGEDVIDISRVPAEADRFTYDPGFMSTASCRSTITYIDGDKGILRYRGYDIKDLAEKSNFLEVAYLLIYGELPSSEQYNNFTKKVAVHSLVNERLHYLFQTFCSSSHPMAIMLAAVGSLSAFYPDLLNFKEADYELTAIRMIAKIPTIAAMSYKYSIGQPFIYPDNSLDFTENFLHMMFATPCEKYKVNPIIKNALNKIFILHADHEQNASTSTVRIAGSSGANPFACVSTGIASLWGPAHGGANEAVINILKEIGSSENIPKYIAKAKDKNDPFRLMGFGHRVYKNYDPRAAVLKETCKEVLKELGQLDDNPLLQIAIELEAIALKDEYFIERKLYPNVDFYSGIIYKAMGIPSQMFTVLFAIARTVGWMAQWKEMHEDPEQKISRPRQLYTGYVHREYKGIRER
- a CDS encoding type II toxin-antitoxin system ParD family antitoxin, which gives rise to MNISLTPELEKYINKQVGSGFYHSSSEVIRAALRLMVKSENFSQNVQFENYKTWLNHEIQIGLDQAAEGKLIPGEKALQDIRDFRKAYLKNNG
- a CDS encoding IS1-like element transposase gives rise to the protein MSINGSGVRDTVRVLKVGINTVIRVLKKSSVKKDKSFYQYDRSNYCS
- a CDS encoding type II toxin-antitoxin system HicB family antitoxin, encoding MIKNDFMSYKGYLGSVHFDASEELFFGKVEFIRDLITYEGSDAKTLIKSLHEAVDSYLEDCNIVGKIPDKPFKGSFNVRIEPELHKEVSLYAMQHGDTLNGIVKKALNEYIKC
- a CDS encoding type II toxin-antitoxin system HicA family toxin, with the translated sequence MSSIDKLIKRLKSKPKDFTWDELTRLLGSLHFEELTTGKTGGSRRKFYNKKTALIINMHKPHPKPIIKPYLIEQVIKKLEEEGLI
- a CDS encoding uracil-DNA glycosylase family protein, which produces MNNTLKWLSAIGVEYCCYEHLPKLKVSNNTKLTEKPQVKLMPEAKIKSDTYDNIVNPVGFGYKEQGAKPITNRRTTSNNVDGSKSIDYITLARALADKANNIEELRKSLQDFNGCELKKFATNTVFGDGNPEAKIMLIGEAPGSTEDLKGMPFCGESGNLLDNMLHAIGVSRKNNAYITNTVFWRPPANRQPTPEEVDICRPFVEKHIALINPKLIILVGSTAATSLLGKNSGITKIRQEYYFYSNKYLSSPIQTTAIFHPAYLLRQPTQKRTSWYDLLKIKEYLVKNNLIAS
- a CDS encoding RluA family pseudouridine synthase, with the translated sequence MLKHSVPHELNGIRLDKALSLLLGNVSRNQIQKTIKSSCVQVNDVIISDSDILVKENDVILFSFKEPEELKIAAANIALDIIYEDDDLIVINKAAGMTVHPGVGHHDDTLVNALLYHTKNLSDIGSSERPGIVHRLDKDTSGLMVVAKNNKAHMLLANQIEQRQVVRKYKALVWGVVNPPEGTIKNNIGRSRIDRQKMTILKYGGKEAVTHYKTLELFYGGTISMVECKLSTGRTHQIRVQLSHLKHSVVGDQTYGNNDRKIAHSLPKLKAKLIDFKRQALHSWYLSFTHPTSNEIMEFSCEMPRDMEEIIS